The DNA region ACGTCAAAGGATAGAAAGGAACCCTTCGGAAGATGACCCAACTTGTTCCAGTCGAATCGATAGTCAGAAAAATCGTCTTTTTGCGTGGCGAAAAAGTCTTGTTGGACAGAGATCTATCAGAACTATACGGTGTTGAGACCAAACATTTGAAACGGGCTGTACGGCGGAATATTAAAAGATTCCCGAAAGATTTTATGTTTGAACTGAGGAAAAAAGAGCTTGAAAACTTGAGGAGCCATTTTGGCACCTCAAGTTGGGGAGGAACCCGTTATACACCTATGGCTTTTACAGAGCAAGGTGTTGCAATGTTGTCCTCTGTGCTGAATAGTGATCGCGCCATTGAAGTGAATATTGCCATCATGCGGGCGTTTGTTCAGCTCAGAAAAACATTAGATTCACATGCTGAACTGGCGCGAAAACTGGCTGATTTGGAACAACGCCTTGAAGGTCACGATGAGCAGATTCAGGCAATTTTCGATGCGATTCGACAGCTTATCACTGCTCCTGAAACGAAAAAGAAAAAAATCGGGTTTACGGTCAAAGAAAAGCAGAAAGTTTACGGCAAGAGGGCCAAAAAACAAACGGCAAGAGGATGAAAAAATAAACACCCTGACCGCAGGGCATGTGTTTTATCCTTTCTGGCTTCCTTGCCCTGTGGAATGCTTGTCCTGTGAAATGCGAAGCCTATTTCTCCGGGGCGGAGCCTATTCATCTGGGGTCAGCAGAAAGGATAAAGAAATCAAACACTCTGTTCTCTCTGTGCCTGGAATGAGCGAAGCAAATGGGCGGTGAAAAAAGATATATCCAATAAATCCTGTCAAAAATATAGAAGCGCGTAACGCGCAACTCGTAACCCGCAACCAGATATTTCACCATTGATTTTTTAATTTTTTCATTTAAGGTCAGGCAGTTATTTTGCCGGACATGACAGCCGTCAGACACCTTTAAATATCGGGAGTTATGCCCATGGTTTTAGTATTAAACCAAGCCCCTCTTTTCGCTAAAATGAATTGAGGGGTTTTGTGTTTATTGCCACGACCTTGCCTGTACCATTAAATTTTTGCCCTATGAAATGTTTACCCCATTAAATGCGGAGATCTGTTTAATTAGGGCATTCGCCGATTTCATTGGGGTGAAAGCCATTTAACCGGGGTGGCCCGGGTCATTGAAAATGAATGATGCTGATACCGGATAAGCGGATGAAGATTAGGCAAACGTAGTCAACAACACCTTAATATCGTATGATAATTTGTACTAATCACTGATCAAAATTTGACGCCGTTCATCTGATTTTGCCTTTCTTTTTGTCCGTCTTTTTAATATAGTAGGATTTAGGGATGTTTTAAAATATTGGTAACGAGAATAAAAGATAGGAGATAATAATATGGAAAGCTTGAAACAAGAGGCGATGAACGCCATATCTAAGATGCCGGAAACAGCGGATATTGACGATATCATGTACAGACTTTATGTGATCGATAAAGTTAGAAAAGGCAAGGAAGCGGTTCAGCAAGGAAAGGTCATATCGGTAGAAGAATTAAAGGAAGAAATAAAATCATGGTAATATGGTCAATACCGGCGAGGAACGACTTAAAACAACTTTATGATTACATTGCCAAAGATTCTAAATATTACGCAACAAATGTCGCACAAAATATTTTTTCAAAAACCGAAATTTTAAGTGAATTCCCGGAAATTGGCCGAGTTGTGCCGGAAATCGGTGATGAAAATGTAAGGGAGTTGATTATCTATTCCTACCGGCTAATTTATGAGGTCGTTCCAAATGGTGTCCAAATCCTTGCCATCATTCATGGCAAACGAGATTTTTCATCATTAGACAGAAATGATTTAGACCGATAATGACTTGCCTTTAGATCCTGTCAAACAAAGCAAATCTTAGCGCCTTTGCGTGTTACAAACCAGCAATTAGCACAACCAGTAACCAGTAACAAATGACCAGTGACAAGTGGCAAGTGACAAATGGCCAGAACTAACCGTTGCTTTTTTTAATTTTATCATTTAAGGTCAGGCAGTTATTTTGCCGGACATGACAGCCGTCAGACACCTTTAAATATCGGGAGTTATTCCCATGGTTTTAGCATTAAACCAAGCCCCTCTTTTCGCTAAAATGAACTGAGGGGTTTTGTGTTTATTGCCGCGGCCCCGAAGAACGGAAGGGAGTTCCCTAAAAACTTAATTAGCACCAAACAAATAGTTAAATTGTATGACCGTCCCAGCCTTCACTTTACAGTTTCATCCAGGCGCTTCTGAAAATAACCGATATTTCGCACCTTAGCCGTGAGCGGGTTCGTTCAACGTTTATGGAAGATTTCAGAGCCTTCATGGAAGAAACGGTTCCGGAAAATCGCCGTGAGTTCGACTGGCATGACCCGACTTACGATCCGGCCGGGATGTATGTCATTGATTGTAAAATCAACAGTATGCCCAAGCCGCTGTTTGTACAGGCATTGCCCGGTGACGATAAAACGCGAGATGCCACCATTACGCTGCTTCAGTTCGAAAAGTGGGGGTTGACATTTCGTGCGATGGCCATTTTTGAGGATCAGGCACAAATTAACCGCAAGGTGCTTGCCCGCTTCAGCGATGTTTCCGAAAAACAGTTTTCAAGCTTAGGTGTGAATCGTGATAGGATTAAGCGTTATATTAATGAAACAATGACATAAATTCTGTGCCGATTGGAAAAAGGCTATTGTAATATTTGTGCACACTCTGCACGAACGTTATGTTCCTTTGAAGATGAAGTTGAGAAAATAATATTAAAACCCGATATAGGGGAAGCCAAAAAGGGGGATCTGTCCGGCTTTAGAGTTCATAAATTTTCTCACAAAAAACAAAAGTTTCTTATAGCCTATCAGTTTCAGGCAGAGGACATCGTTTTTTTCAAGATAGGTCCCCATGAAAACTTTTATCGTGAACTCAAGAAATATCTCAGGGAGGTGGAAGTATGATTACTGTTGAGAAAGTATATAAAGACATTTTAAGTATGCCTTTAAAAGAAAGGGAAAAATTATTTTCCGCCATAGCAAGAAAAGGGTTTGAAAAAGATTTGTACAGTCATGATGAGGTTTTCGATGACATCAGACAGTCACCGTTTACGATCAAAGAGGCCGCTGAATATCTGGAGATTGCTGAAATTACCTTGAGAAGGTGGGTTAAAGCCGGAACTATTAACTGTAAGCGAGTAGGAAGGAACATCGTATTCGACCCGGATGAGCTTAAATCTTTCAAGAAAGGCAAACAGACAGAGAAAAGTTGAGTCGGATTTTAACAGCTTAGGCGCTGACCAAAATATTACCCGAAGGATAATCTTTGATTGAAAACTTAAGGAGCCAATTTGGCACCTTAAAAAGAGGGGCTCATTCAAAATACCCTCCAATGGCTTTCACTGAGCAAGGTGTTGCAATGTTGTCCTCTGTGCTGAATAGTGATCGAGCCGTTGAAAAACAGATTGCCAAATTGCGGCCGGCCGGTTGCGCCGCATCGGTCCGGCCAAAGGCGGCCGTTGGGAGGTTCAATGAAACCCATCCATCCGGATTATTTTTCAAGGATTGAGGAGAACCGCAGGCCATCGCCCTCGGTGATGAAGCAGATCGAAGACTTGCTCCGTGAATTTGGCGAAAATGGTCGAGATCTCCTGGAAGCGTTTTTCGGAGAGAAGGTGTAATTATGGCGCAACTAGAACATATCGAGGCCATCGAGAAACGTCTCTGGAGTGCGGCAGACACGTTGCGGGCGAACTCGAACTACGCCAGCAACGAATATTTTCTACCGGTGATGGGCCTGATATTCCTGCGGCACGCATACAGCCGGTTCCTGGGGGTCAAGGACGTCATCGAATCCAACCTGCCCAAGCGCGGCGGAAAGACGCGGGCTTTGACCAAGGAGGACTTCTCTCAAAAAAGCGCCATCTTCCTTCAGCCCAAGGCCCAGTTCGACTATCTGGTGGCGTTAACGGACAGCGATGATCGGGCCAAGGCCATCATCGAGGCGATGGAGGCCATCGAAGGTGACTATGACAACCTGCGTGGCGTCCTGCCCAAGAGCGAATATCAGGAACTGGACAACAGCGTCCTCGGTCAGCTTCTCCGCACGCTCAATCCCGAAGAACTCAAGCACGTCTCCGGCGACGTTTTCGGCCGCATTTACGAATATTTCCTTACACAATTTGCCGACCAGAAGGCCCACGACGGCGGTGAGTTTTTTACGCCCATCTCGCTGGTCTCGCTGATTGCCAACGTACTGGAACCCCAAGGCGGAACAGTGCTGGACCCGGCCTGCGGTTCGGGCGGCATGTTCGTACAGAGCGCCCGCTTTGTAGAACAGCAGCATGAAAACCCGACCGAGAAGCTTACCTTCCGGGGTCTGGAAAAGAATGCCACCACGATCCGCCTGGCCAAAATGAACCTGGCCGTCCACGGCCTGGAAGGCGACATCCAGAAGGCCATCACCTATTACGAAGACCCCCACGAACTGCTGGGCAAGGCCGAATTTGTCATGGCCAATCCGCCGTTCAACGTGGATGAGATTGACGCCGACAAGGTCAAGAACGATCCGCGCCTGCCTTTCGGCCTGCCCGGCGTGAACAAAAAAGGCAAGGTCTCCAACGGAAACTACATCTGGATCAGTTACTTTTACAGCTATCTCGGTGAAGCCGGACGGTCGGGCTTCGTCATGTCTTCCCAGGCCTCCAGCGCGGGGCGCGACGAGGCCAAGGTACGCCAAAAGCTTATCGAAACCGGTGATGTGGACCTCATGATCGCCGTCCGGTCGAACTTTTTCTATACCCGTACCGTTCCGTGCGAGCTTTGGTTCCTCAACCGCGGAAAGCCCGAAGCGCATCGCAACAAGGTGCTCATGATCGATGCCCGGAACATCTTTCGCAAGGTCACCCGCAAGATTTACGACTTCAGTCCCGAACAGCAGCAGAACATCCTTGCCATCGTCTGGCTCTACCGGGGCCAGGCAGACAAGTACCTGGATTTGGTGGCCGAGTATTGCCGCCGTATACTCGATGAGGGGGCGGGGTGTTTCATCGCACAGGATGCTAACGGCGACCAGATCGAGCCGCTGCCGTTCTTCATCGCCTCGCTCGACACATTGCGTGATGCTCTGCAAGCGTTCCTGAATACGCTTTCCAAAGACGCCGCCCACGCTGATGTGCTCAAGGAACTCGATGAAGCCATGCCCGTCTTCAAGGCCGATGTCGCGGCCTTCCGGAAGGCCGTTGCCGAACAGCAGTCGGCGTGGGCGACGCAGAAGACCGGCAACGGCGAACTCAAAAGGGCCGTCGACCGCCTGGCTCCGCTGGCCGAATCCAGCCGCAACCTGGTCAAGCAGACGGACCTGCTATATAAGGTTGCTTGCCGGCTCATCGAAGCCTGCGAGAATGAGTGCGATGCCCGCGACAGCGATGCCTGGGCCAACCGGGAAATTACCCGTGTCCGCAAGGCCGCCGACCAAGCCCGCCAACTGGCCGTCGAACAGCTCAAACAAGTGCGCTACTTCCTTCGCCAGGCCCGCTGGCTCACCGAACGATTCCCCCCGAAGCCAAACTGCGCGACGTGGAAGGCCTGGTCAAGCTGGTGGACCGCGCCGAGATCAAGGCCAACGACTGGAGCCTTACTCCCGGCCGCTACGTCGGTGTTGCCCCCGAAGAAGAGGACGAAAACTTCGACTTCGAAGAGACCCTGCGCGAAATCCACGTGGAGTTGGAAGACCTCAACACCGAGGCGGTGAAGCTGGCAGACATCATTAAAAAAAATTTTGAGGAGATGGGAATATGATATGAATTTTAATGGGAAAAGTTTGAAGTGTAAAGGAATAGAGGGATATGAGATGTGCAAGTGCCTCTTGCACAAATTCTTTGGTGTTCAAAGAGAGGGTTTGCTTTCAATCTTCACCCTTTACTATTCGCACTTTTTCAGGGAGTTGGTGGTATGAGTTGGGAAACCATCAGGCTCGGGGAGTTCTTGACGCTGAAGAGAGGCTATGACCTTCCATCTGCACGAAGGCAGGAGGGTAACTCTCCTGTCGTGTCATCATCGGGTATCACTGGATATCATAATGTGGCAATGGTTGAGGGACCTGGGGTCGTTACCGGAAGATACGGCACACTTGGT from Candidatus Desulfatibia profunda includes:
- a CDS encoding ORF6N domain-containing protein, producing MTQLVPVESIVRKIVFLRGEKVLLDRDLSELYGVETKHLKRAVRRNIKRFPKDFMFELRKKELENLRSHFGTSSWGGTRYTPMAFTEQGVAMLSSVLNSDRAIEVNIAIMRAFVQLRKTLDSHAELARKLADLEQRLEGHDEQIQAIFDAIRQLITAPETKKKKIGFTVKEKQKVYGKRAKKQTARG
- a CDS encoding type II toxin-antitoxin system RelE/ParE family toxin; this encodes MVIWSIPARNDLKQLYDYIAKDSKYYATNVAQNIFSKTEILSEFPEIGRVVPEIGDENVRELIIYSYRLIYEVVPNGVQILAIIHGKRDFSSLDRNDLDR
- a CDS encoding type II toxin-antitoxin system RelE/ParE family toxin, yielding MEKGYCNICAHSARTLCSFEDEVEKIILKPDIGEAKKGDLSGFRVHKFSHKKQKFLIAYQFQAEDIVFFKIGPHENFYRELKKYLREVEV
- a CDS encoding helix-turn-helix domain-containing protein — protein: MITVEKVYKDILSMPLKEREKLFSAIARKGFEKDLYSHDEVFDDIRQSPFTIKEAAEYLEIAEITLRRWVKAGTINCKRVGRNIVFDPDELKSFKKGKQTEKS
- a CDS encoding ORF6N domain-containing protein yields the protein MIENLRSQFGTLKRGAHSKYPPMAFTEQGVAMLSSVLNSDRAVEKQIAKLRPAGCAASVRPKAAVGRFNETHPSGLFFKD